GAACTGGGTTGGTTGATACAAAATTGCAAGGGAAAATCTGTTTGAGATGAGTTGCTTAAAGTGGCCATGACAGAAACCATTTACGGAGTGTTGAATTATAGGAACTGTTTCATTTACGGGGTGTTGAATTATATGAACTGTGTTAGTTTTGGGATAGTCATAGATAGCACTACGATAGGGGTCGGTATTATAGATAAGCTAGTTTATCGAGGTTGGGATAAATTGAAGCTTAGAGCTCATATGGCCCATTTGATGATGTAGTCTTTGTTGGGTGGCTCGACCCTAAGGGGTCGCTTTTGTACTGAttggttttttgaattaatacatcatttatttgattaaaaaaatgaaatatttgaatttttttatagacATGTTtaaaacgttataaaaagttcctcgaaaaaaataaactcaaaatttgatttttaaatcgagatttgcattacttttatcattatcttttgaaatttaaaaaattcatatttaattcttctcatttaaagaaattatataatttggtaaagaaataCTTTATAGTATTCTAAGCACGTATGaaaaatattattcaaaattttaaaagtttaaaggtgattaaaatttttttaaaattttaaaaaataacaaggACTAAAAATGCATACATAAAACTTTTATAGgactaaaatatatcattttttaaatagGGACTAAATATGAAATTTGAGTtatttatagagaccaaaaaTATACTTAACTCTTAAATTAATTAATACACCAAAAGCTatgaaattattaattttatttttttgtttaaaataaaaaaaaacaatgtgTTACAACTAAAAATCATGATAAAATGATAGGAAAGTCTATTTGATGGTAATGTGTTTTTTTAAATCTACAGGAGAAGTGTTACTATTGAGAAAGacttgcatggatacgaacaTAAATCATGAgtgttaggaacaaccaataagaaaagagagaattttaaatttatttaaaatttaatttcttttttaattggattcatggggtggttgtgattgagtaggagagagaaaaaaatatttttattttttaattaataaaaaattgtgattggTTGTTTGTATAGTCACCTATTATGTTTGTGCTCATGCAAGTATTTTTCGTTACTATTGGGGGGTATCACGTACAAATGAGTGTAAGATAAAATTCTCTCAATAGCGTGTCACCCACATTGATATATTCGGACAATTCCACACAAATTCTAAATGtttaatttgttttgaaaaatccaaaatatttaattttatctttataatttcattttatttttgttaaaagaGTATTTTTGGTCATCTTTTACCATATGTAAGGGTGTCATGTTAAAATATAGGAATGTCAAGTACAATTCCCGTAACCTCATGAAGGACTATTTTCATTGGGCTTCATATAGATGTAGTCGACTcaaacttatttaaaaaaataataataagattttttttttctttttaataacatTTATTCTTATCTTATTTCTTTCTGCAATTAAAAATTTTATTGCAACTTCTTTCTAGATATTCtttttaatttgatattaaaatttataattttatattaagtaAATTCATAAAAGAAACCATTAACAATGAAAAAATCAAcccataattatttgattttttctttttttaacatCGCTTTTATATTATTATCATATTTTCTTAACTCATAAGATATTTCTTACTTAACTAGTAAGATATCTCCCGCTTAACTCGTAAGATATCTCACTTGTCTGCCTATATACTTTGTCGTCATGCATTGTCATCTCTTCATACCTACCCCTCTCACCCCTATTTAAACTAACTTAGACCATCAACTCATAATCGACCACTCCACTTCTCTTCATTCCTACCCCTCTCACCCATATTTAAATTAACCTAGACCATCAACTCGTAATCGACCACTCTATTTCTCTTCATTCCTACCCCTCTCACCCCTATTTAAACCTAGATCATCAATTCATAATCAACCATTCCGCTTCTCTTCATTCATACCCCTCTCACCTCAATTTAAATTAACCTAGACCATCGGCTCGTAATCGGCCACTCCACGTCTCTTCATTGCTACCCCTCTCACCCCTATTTAAATTAACCTAGATCATCAATATGTAATCAGTGGCTCCATGTCTTAATCAACACTACTCTCAATTATCTATCTCGAGATTAATCGTTTAGAATCTTTTGCAGGTTACTCTTAGCctaatttatgtttaatttttatttcacctAACTCAAAAAATTAATTGTTTAGAATCTTTTGCAGGTTACTCTTCGCccaatttatatttgatttttatatcaCATAACACAACAAATGACTTCTCCAAACCATCGCCTTCAATGTTGTTTGTGCAAATACTATTAAGTCATAAGGTAAGCACcacattttttattgattttgttaTGCTTACatcaatttaattgaattttcaaTGGAGTTTGATTGTTCTAATAAAACCCTAGTTATAAGCTTTAAAATCCATGAATCCCAACTAAAGATCTATTCAATTAACAGGAATTTTCCACCGCCCTCGACTAGCTGCTTTGAGGCTAATCACTTAGAATCATTTGCAACCTACCTTCGGTGTTGTTTATTCTAATATTATCTAGTTATGAGGTACCATTGCGATCTTTTTTTTACTAAATTTCTAATGCTTACGACAATTTAATTGAAAATTCAAAGTTTGATTGTTCTTGTAAAATCTCGATGATAAACTCTAAAATTTATGGCTATTCTCTTTGAATCTTTTGCAGCTGCCCTTAGCCAAATATATGATTGATTTTTGCATTGTGTAAGGAATTGATTGTTTTCTTCAAATCCAAAACTTCAGTGTTTATTGTACTTACACTGTCAAACCATAAGGTACAAACCACAATTTTATTTACTGTTTTCTTATGTTTACATcaattaaattgagtttttgatGGAGTTTGATTGTTCTTATAAAATCTTCATTATAAGCATTAAAATTCATGAATCTCCGATTAATGACCTACTCAATTCATACAGATTTGGCTTCACTCTTAACAAGTAAAATATTGTCAGATTCAGAAGAAGCACCCAGAAGTGATGTGAAAATATTCAGAAAGATACTGACCTTTCCTTCATCCACCCAGAAGCCTAATTTAAGTGTAGAGGGAAATGAAGAAAACGATACCCATTATCCGATGTTAACATTGTTTCACCTAGTCTGAAATGAATCATTCATGCTGGTGCTGATGGGAAAATTCCTGTTTTGGAGGTTGATTTTAGTAATTGTCAAGTCATTAAAAATGTTCCTGTTGTAAGTTATATCAAGGGAAACAAAATTTAGCCTAGTTTCTCTTCACTCTCTGATTCTGTCGTTTTGCTTGCGAAATATGCTATTGCGTTTAGTAGTTATCCTACAGCTGCCAAATTAGAGCTAGAGTCATTGCACGCGTTGGCCAAGACTGATAAACAACACCTGGACAAAGCATCGTTTTTACAACTGAAAAAGTCAATAGAAGCAGTGTGATTGGTTATCTGAATATGTAGAGATTTGGACAATCTGAACTTCCAGTAAGATGACATGCAGAGAAGAAATGGTTTTGAAGCAATCTCAAGTTTGCACCAACAGGTTACATAAATTGTGGGAACATGTGTTATTATGAAGCCATGAATTCTTGTTGGAGGATCCAAGAGTATTGCCTCAAATCCATTGGCTGCCATCAAAATGCAGCATTCCAATGCTAACCAGTTTGTTGGTCAAACCAGTAGTGTAATGAAAGCAGACAAGTCTTACGGGAAGAAGATTTGGGTAGATAGATGTGCTCTACAGCAACAGTGCactgttttttttaattgaaacctAGTTTAGAGGGAGAAAGAGAACAAGAGTGACTCGCTTCACATCTTATCACTCGGCTTATTAAACTCGTCCTAATTAGAGATACAAATGTCTAGAGTGGTCCATCAGAGAGAAGATTGTGGTTCTTCAACCTAAGGGGTGAAATTTGAAGTAAAAACCAACCTTCTTTTCTCCTTTATTTAAACCCAAtcaagaaagaaaataaatagttCTCAGAGAGTTGTAACAGCCACTAAGTAATATTTAACCAGCAAAATGGGTAGTGATGGGTTAAAGGGCCCACCAAAATGGCAATTGCCCATAAATATTTTCAGAAATTATTTAAGAATTCCtataaaaatacaacaacaacatggcTGCTgccatattaaaattattatcttAAACACCTATTACATTGCTTAAATAAATCATGCTTAAGAGAAGCTATAATACAATGCCCTGTTGGGACTGAACATGTCTTAACTATCGAGGTCTTCTTTCCCAGTCAAAGACTCCGCCTCTTTCATCACTCTCCCGGATTGGCCAACAAACTGGTTAGCAAAGGAAGGCTGCATTTTAATGGCTGCCACAGGATCAGAGATAACACTCTTGGATTCTCCAACAAGAATCCCTGGCTTCCCAACAGCACCAGTTTCCACCATTTCTGCGACCTGCTGCTGCAAACTTGAAATTGCTTCAAAATCATTACTTTTTTGCAGGTCATTTTCCATGAATGGATGCATATGCAGATCTTCCCGTTCTCTGAATATTTGATAACCAATCACGCCATTGCTTCCATTTACTTCTCCAGATGTAAATGCAGGTGCTTTGCCCAGGTGCTGGCTATCATTCTTGGCCAATGCCTGCGGTGACTCTTGCGCTAATATGGCAGATGTTGAATAACTACCAAATGCAGCAGGATACTTAGCAAGCAAAAAAGCAGAATCAGGGAGTGGTGAGAAACCAGGCTGAACTTTGATCCCATTGATATAACTTACAATGGGAACAGTTTCAATGACCTGGCAGTCATTAAGATCAACCTCCAGAACCGGGATTTTTTCACCAGCACTAGCATGGCAGGCTGATTTCAGACTAGAAGAGGCAGTGTTTGAATTCGGGTGATGTGTACCATTTTCATCATTTCCCTTTACACTTAAATTAAGCTTCTGGGTGGATGAGGGAATGGTCAAGATCTTCCCGAATATTTTCACATCATTTTTCGGTGCTTCTTCCGTTGCTGAACTGCTGCAGCTCATATTCACATTCAGTTCCTTCTCAGAATGCACTTGCATATTACAGCACTGATGAACTCTGGCAGCCTCAACATGGTCCAACAAATTACCAGGATTACAAAGCTGGTAGCCAAGATTTGCATTTGTAAGAGGACCCTCTGATGGTCCTGAGAATGGAGGATTTTCAAGGCGTGGTTGGGGCTCATTTCCAGCATCAACAGTCGATCTTGAATAAGAAACTTCAGCAGATGATAGTGACGTATTCACCAAAGTGCTTGTATCGTTCAATTGAACTTCAACACCTGTATCAGCTTCATCTTTATCAACTAGACGTATTCTTGAACCCTCCAATTCATTTCCCTGTTGGCCAGAAGAAACATCAGAAACCAGTCTACCATCACCAACAGAAATAGGGTAGCATGATTCAATTATCTCCATACCAGACACCAATTTTGTACCTGCAATTCCCCCTTCGCGTGGTTCATCTTGAGCCCGCACTGAGCCAGACCTCTCAGAATCATACAAGACACCTACATTACCATCAGTGTCCAGGTTAGACTCACCCCCAATAACACATGCATTAGAAATCATATTTGCATCTTCATGATCTACAGTATTGGATTCATCATGATACATGTTCGTATCAGCTGCAGGCTGGTCCACGCCAGTTTTAGAGCCTGAAGTATCAGAGCCATTGGCTGAACCTGTCTCTACATTGCATGCATCTGTGTCGCTCCTGCCACCATCCACGTCATCATCCCCTAATGATTCAACATTTTCAGGTCTGTGACCCAAGAGATTCAATCTGAGACGTTTCTGAGTCTTGCTAAAAAAGACTTTGCAATGGTATTGGGATCTTGTTCTGACACACTGTGCAATCATTGCAAAATCCTTTCCAAAGGATGATACAGCATGAAGAAAGGCCGCCTTCTCCACATCTGTCCAATCAGTAAGATCAACTTCACCACAGCTCTCATCCGAACAAGTTTCATGATCAATAGTTTGAGTAATTTCTGGCGTCGGAGGTGGTTTGCGTAGAGGCTTTGCTTTCACGCACTTCCTGACCCTTTTGCCTTTCACAGGATTGACTGAACTAGTTATGCAGGAACTTGTTGCCTCAGATAAAACAGAACCACATATACTGGTTAACACATCAGCTGCAACAGTCTCTCTTTCATCTCGAAGAACTTCGAAATTTTTCAGCCTATTAGACATGTTATATCCCCTCCAAAGAGCACGCCCGGAACGCATTCTCCGATTTCTTGCAATGTCATGTGCCATCACTGAAGCTGCACTCAAGATATCAAGTGGAGAAGTATTTGGCATCAAGTCAGTTTTGGCTTTATAAAACTTCCTGAGCTTGtcgtcatcttttttcttcattttttcaaaacaatCAGACTTGTGATTTTTGTAGTAGAACTCAACACAGTCTGCCGTCGTCTTGTGGTCAAGGAATGTAGCTATTTTCCGAAAATCTTTTCCAAAGGCAGAAAATTTCTTCAAGAAAATATCTCTCTCTTCTGAAGTCCAAGGGTTTATCATGGCTCTTTCTTTCTCAGTAGCCAATGGATCTTCAACCAGCCCATTACTAGATGAAAATGTTGAATTTATTTTGTCCTTTTGATCCAAAATTAATGCTGGCATCTTTAACGTGCTTCTGTGAATTTTGTGTTTGGATTCTGAAAGTAGTTGGCTTGTATACTTAATCAACTCAGATGTTGGAACCAACATTTGTTGGTTTCCTGCTGCAAATATAGACAAAATAAGATTTACATTAATTATCACAAAGCAAACCTAAATTAATACATAGCTACTATGAACAATAAATGTCACAATTCATCAAATGAAAGAGGTTATGCATATGTGTTAAGCATATATATAATGACAAACTTTCCCTTCAATGGGATCTTAATGACACACTCTCACACTTGTAAActacaccattttcttttctctatTTTACTGGTCTCTACAAGATTTCCTAAAGTAATAAATTTTGCAGAGCAAGAAAACCTCCGTGGACAGCCAAAATGGGGGAGATTATATCGTGAGATCGCCCAAATCTTGTCAAATCTACCAAgtaaaccataaaaaaaaaaatccaagagCTAATTACTGATTCTCCAAGATTTAAAATTAGGACTTCAATATTTCAAAAGGGTTCTGGAAGATTCTGTTCTCTGACTTACAAAGTATGTACACGGAAGTTCACATAAACAAATATCTTTATCAACACTATATTTATCGAGCCATTATTCCAATTGTTCTTGTCCATATTAAATATATGTATAATTCTAAAAGTATTTCCTAATAGAGGCATAAGCCTCAGTGTATCACTGCAACTATGGAGCCATTATTTCATTTGTTTGTGTTcatgttaaataaataaatgtaaatGCTAAAATTACTGACTAATAGACATAAACCTCACATGATATTAATATGAAGACCTGATAATTTACAAGCATGTCAATTACTTAACCTGGTTAATGCCTAATACAAAACTAAGTAAAACTAAATGAGGAATACGTTGATTGTTATTATACACAAGTCCTAACTTTTGTTTTTGATGTCACCAGAAGATTAAGTGCCTGTTTGGATTGGCAGTGGGATTGTCAGAATCATAGTGAGCTACCATGATTTTGGAAAAAGCTACACTTtgtattttcaacaaaatcatggAGCTGCCGTGGTTTTATCAAATTCACCGCTCATCCAACCATTACTAAGAGTACCACACACAGAAGCTTCataccaaaacatcatcaacattatcaaaaaGCTAACAACTAGGCCATACAAATTCAATAACCATTTTTTGTATTGAATGCTAGTATTACTGGATGAAGTTTGCTAAATGGATGAAAGGCACCAAGCACCTAAAGCCTTATGAAACTATGGCAGAGCACAATGTCGTAGTTGGCTAAATAtgttaaaagaaaacaacaacaataacaatcgAAGTTGTTTCCCACTAGGTAAGATTGAATACATGAATTAAATAATGACATTAAGTTCTGTCCATGACAGCAACAAATCTATGAAACAAAAAACACATCAAAATCAATGCAAATGTGACAATCATAAAGAATAATATTTATACCTGGGAAAGGAAAACGAAAAGAAATAGAAGACCGCTTCTTCTGATTATTATAACTGGCTTCAAGTTTCTTGTGAGATTTTGGGCGTTGTTTCCTAATAGACAGTAAGCGCATATCTTCTTTCCACAAGTGGTGCAGGGCTGTATACTTAAGTGTCGCAACTCTCTCCTTCACTCTTGCCATTCGTCTTTTCTCTGCAATTTTTTCCATAATAATTGTGCCATTCTGAGAGCATGAACCAGTGCTAGCTCCAATGTTACCATTCTTGCGACATTTTTCAGGCAATAACTTAGCAAATACTTCATGTGCTGCTTTTGCAGATTTTTTATTGCAAGAAATAATTTTATCATATAAATTGTCCTCAGTTCTAGAATAAGAGCTTGCACTTCTCTTAGCACCCACACCATCATTAACCTCCAAAGATGAATTACTATCACTGCAAACAGAGACATTGGCAGCATGCCTATTAGTACAGGGAATTAAGCATTGCATGGCTGTAGAATGAACTCCACCCAAGTGTTCAGAGCCAGAACCATATCTCCTCACATCACATGAAGAAACCGCATTATTTATGGGCAGAGGCTCTACAACTTTAGACTTTGCAGGTCCATCACTGTTAGTATCAATTTCCAGGCAATTATCGCGTATATTAACAAAGTTAGTCGCAAGAGGCATCTTCTCTGTAATAGGCACCTTCTCCACAATAAGGTCGTCAGAAGATACAATCGGCGATGACTCTAAACAGGAAACCTTGTCATCAGAGCAAGGTTTTCCATTGTAACATAGCAGAGAGCCTACTGCTGCTGAACATGGAAATCTACCCTCAGATTCAGATTTTAGAGATCTATGTTCATTTTCAAGTGAATCAATTTCAGTTTCAGTCACCTCTAATACCTTTGAAATGCCGGCTTTCAATGTCAGCAACTTATCCATTGTAGTGGATCTTAATGAATTATAATCCACAGAGCTCAGATCTTCAGACTGTGGCAACTCAACTAGTGAAGGGCCCAAACTAGTCAATGAATCAATATCCACCTTCTCTAAATTGAGAGAAAACATCTGCAGATGATTTTGAGACTCCGGGCCAGGTGAACTACTCAAACTACCGACATCATTGTCCATATTTGCAGCTTTTCCAAACAATTTATCATCTTCACCTGTTGCAAACAAAGTGAATGTCAGGTTAAGACAAACAATACATAGTAGGGCAAAATCAAGTGTCCAGTACACATTCAAACACCTGAATAAATTTGACTCaccaaatatcagagtattatttatttattgactgCAATTTTGTACAAACATACACAGACATACACGATATAAGATGAGCCCTAAGATGGGCCAGTGATGTTACTACTTCACTAATAACAGCAACACTCCTATCAGATAAGTTGCTTTGTTCTACAAGTTCACAAGAGTGAAAAGATTATAAACAGGAACAAAACCCCACATACCTGGTGAAGAGCTGCGGgcagcagttgttggagctgcaTGAGATGCACAGCCTGAAAGTTCTGAAACTTTTGGCGTTTTATCGACTAAGCTGGGGCAGAGGAAATTACTGGGTTCCATATTAAAAGGGGGTGAGACAGGTCCATCTTTGTTTGAAGTTGTCTCGGGTCCCTCAACATGCTTCTTCTCAAACTTTGCAAGTCCTTCGCCCCAATTTAGCCTAGGCTTCTTCTTCGAATTTGTCTCTTCAGATGGAGCAGAAGATGTACGACATATAGCAGTTTCCCTCGAATTTGACTCAACAGTAGTTGCCACTTTTTGTTGTAACCCATACTTCCCTTCATAGGTTCCCTTCGAATTAGACCCTCCTAAGCTTCTTGTGCCACTTGATTGGCTAAAGCTTGAGTCTCGTACAGATCCAGGCCGGGTCCATTTAAGTGGCTTCCAGTCAACCGTACCCAGAGAAGTATCCCTATCGTATCTCTGCCCTGCGCCAAATCGATTAATACCACCCATCTTATCATGTTGGTCTTTCATGTGGTGTTGTTCCCAAGCAGTTAATCCAGAATTGGGATGAGGGGAATATGTTGGCATATCATCAACTGACTTGCGTTCATTAAATGCATCAGTTTGCCTCCTGGACATATTAAGAGAGTTGCTCGGGCTTTCCCACGGACGCCCTTTCCATTCTCTCGGACTAAAGGCTCCTCTACTTTCCTTATAGACCCTTCCATACTTTCCATCCCCTCGTGAGCGAAAGTTATCTTCCTCCAGTTTTCTGTCACAAGGTCGAGAAAGCATATGCTCTTGACCAGATTCTTCTGTAAATGGCTGCCAACTACCCTGCCTACGATGACCTTCAGAAAACATTCAAACCAAAAATTGGAAATAGAAAAAAGGTAGAAAtcaataaactatatatatttctTAGCAGTCAcacccaaaaataaaaataaaaaactaaagcaAAGGGAAGGGAAAAGCGAATAAGAAATCAGGACGTCTATATAGTACAAAGCATTTTGAATGAAAACATCACGGAACCAATCAGAGTCTTGGAAAACAGATATGCAGGGATGGAAAACAATAGCTATCTATACAAATGATATATCCTTCTATTGTTTGTTTACTTGGTACAAAATCATTCTTACTATTTGccgatttataaaaataaaataaaaaattgctaGTACGGAAAGAAGCACCACGTTACTACCAGGCTAGGCACCAATAGAACTTTGGGATAGATTTGGCCCCATTTAAATGAGCTACTCATTTTAAAAGTAATATGAAAAATATCAACAGtcaacttttttattttactaaCTACTCACTTTAGAAGAGCCAAATCCTTGTGGGACTATCAACAGAGACCCAACCAATAGAAATTGCGAGCAATTTTATGCAAACCCAAAGACTACTCCTTAGGCCCAAACTATAAGTAATTTTTCCTATTGTAGTCCTACAGGTCAAAAGTTATCCACGGATAGGGTTAACACGATCTGGGAATTTTAGTAGCTTTAGGAGAATTAAACCCACGTGTATGTAAAGATGAGAGTTCAATTGCAGATCATTGACTACGTGTACCTTCATTTGAAATGAAAGTTTGCATGTTTGTCTACTTAAAATATCATATTAATAACAACTACAAAGTCAGATCTTCAAAAATCTAaaaaccaataaatcaaataaaagctCGCAATTCAATAGTAAACCCTAAATGAGGTCGGTGGTTGTCTCAACCTTGCATGGTGATCCTTGACTACATATACCAACCCACATTGGCCATTTACATTTATTGATGTGAAAGTTTGCGTGtttgttataatttttataacaACCACAAAGTCGGAtctttaaaaatctaaaaatcaataaatcaaataaaaacacgCAATTCAATTGCAAAACCCTAAATGAGGTTGGTGGTTGTCTCACCCTTTCATGGCGATCATCGACTAGTGTACCAACCCACATCGGCCACCATTAACCTCTATCGATATGAAAGTTTGCATGTTGGTCAAGCTAAAATATCGTTTTAATAACAACTACAAAGTAAGATcttcaaaaatctaaaaatcaataaatcaaataaaagctCGCAATTTAATTGTAAACCCTAAATTAGATTGGTGGTTGTCTCAGCCTTGCATGGCCATCATTGACTACGTCGTATACCAATCCACATTGGCCACCATTTACATTTATTGATTTGAAAGTTTGCATGTTTGTCTactaaaaaatatcatattaatAACAACTGCAGAATCAGATCTTCAAAAATCTAGAaaacaataaatcaaataaaagctTGCAACTCAATTGTAACCCTAAATGAGGTTGGTCCTTGCAAGGCGTATAGTGTGGCGTGACCCATAATAAAAGCTCACAAACATCAAAATACACTAATTAGCTCCAAAATATTTAACAGCTACAATAAACCAAATCATTAACAGCAAAAGGGCAAGCAGTACACCAATTTGTTCCAAAATCAAAGCAATTAAGAAGTTTAACAGAAAAAATCATAAGTTACAAAACCTACAACATAAGAGAAAACAAAAACCACCAACCTGCCATTCTCCTAAAATTGCCAGGCCGATTGAACTGTTGAGGACGGTGGTGGTGATGATGAGAAGAAGAGCCTCTCCATCTACCCACAGTCCCTAGAGACTCGGAGCTCTCGTACTTCCTCTTTCGATCCAACGGTTCCAGCGACATGAAAAATCAACCTAACCTAAACAGTCTGTATCCACTGGCAGCACAAACAACACAGCCTCTGAATCCAAACAGAAGCCAATTCAGACCAACGCCACACCAAATCTAGAATTCCTCAACTCAGAAACGAGCAGCCTAGAGTCTCGCTTCCCTAAACCACGACGAAAACCTAGAAAATTGAAAACAAACTCTTCGGATTTAACAAAAGCCAAATAACAAAAAGCTTAGAGACAAAGAGAGTGGGGAAGGTTTACCTGAAAACAACGATGCGGAGATGGATTTGTATTTAGGCTTTCATAAAAAAGGTTCCTGGAGAGTGTGTGGCCGGAGAAGGGGGAAGAAAATCGCCGGGAGGAGGGAGAATGGGGAGGGTGAGGACAAAGAGAACCGAGAGAGGGAATGAATGAAACTAGAAGGCGGATCTCAGCGCTACTTGTAAACTCTTTTCAAACCCAATTTGGAATCCGgtaatatttctttctttttattttttttttctatttacttattattttatttcttttgactCGTGTTTTAGTAATTAATATGTTTATAGAAGGTGTTTaggtaaatataattataaataatattgtttttagTATTTATGcattaaaaaatcatattttattatttatataataattaagtaATCTTTGAAACTTTTTTTAAGGAAAACTTTTTACGCGTTTttgcattaaaatattttttttcttaattataagataatgtATTCTTTGAACATGTTTTAAGGAAACTTTTTAATGTAtttatgtattaaaaaatatttttttattatttataaatgatGTAAGgaaaaattttaaagtttaattcctaaatttttaatttatcatttttaataCATTCCTTTTATTAAAATTGTGTTCATCGTaccaaaaaaattgtatttttgatCATTTTTATAAGATAAggatcaaaaatattttgttttataattagTAAATGTTTTGAACCGGGCCAATGGCTGGCCCAATCAACTTTTGAGTCTTTAAAAGATTTGGTCCAATcgatgaaaataataaaaggcGTTTTTCCTTTATGCCCCTCGAAAGGGCAAACGTGGGTGGTTGACCCCAAGGCCAACTAAACCACTGTTGCCTCAACTGCATCTCTGCTCGTATTGACGGTTAGTTTTCACTCTGTCCGGGTAGTCTTCCAGAATGACGAGTATGAGTTGTCtatgaaggtagagaaaaacacaagaaaggggaggttgaattgggttttcaataaTATTTTCCTTCTTTAAACTTTTACGCAGAAGCTTAAATCATTGGTGTTCATCAGAACCTTTTCAATTCATATTTATCAGAGGCTTAATGTTTCTTAGACGCATTTTGCCTTCTTCAAAATTTAGGTCTTCTTATAGCTTCTAATAATTGAAAGGTAATAAACAGAAGTAAATGACATccgatatatcctggttcacttgagaaattcTCAAGTTAATCCAAtccacccttccgaggtgatttcgCCTTGAACTCAAGGTCTtcatcc
This window of the Vicia villosa cultivar HV-30 ecotype Madison, WI unplaced genomic scaffold, Vvil1.0 ctg.000911F_1_1, whole genome shotgun sequence genome carries:
- the LOC131632183 gene encoding uncharacterized protein LOC131632183 isoform X1, giving the protein MSLEPLDRKRKYESSESLGTVGRWRGSSSHHHHHRPQQFNRPGNFRRMAGHRRQGSWQPFTEESGQEHMLSRPCDRKLEEDNFRSRGDGKYGRVYKESRGAFSPREWKGRPWESPSNSLNMSRRQTDAFNERKSVDDMPTYSPHPNSGLTAWEQHHMKDQHDKMGGINRFGAGQRYDRDTSLGTVDWKPLKWTRPGSVRDSSFSQSSGTRSLGGSNSKGTYEGKYGLQQKVATTVESNSRETAICRTSSAPSEETNSKKKPRLNWGEGLAKFEKKHVEGPETTSNKDGPVSPPFNMEPSNFLCPSLVDKTPKVSELSGCASHAAPTTAARSSSPGEDDKLFGKAANMDNDVGSLSSSPGPESQNHLQMFSLNLEKVDIDSLTSLGPSLVELPQSEDLSSVDYNSLRSTTMDKLLTLKAGISKVLEVTETEIDSLENEHRSLKSESEGRFPCSAAVGSLLCYNGKPCSDDKVSCLESSPIVSSDDLIVEKVPITEKMPLATNFVNIRDNCLEIDTNSDGPAKSKVVEPLPINNAVSSCDVRRYGSGSEHLGGVHSTAMQCLIPCTNRHAANVSVCSDSNSSLEVNDGVGAKRSASSYSRTEDNLYDKIISCNKKSAKAAHEVFAKLLPEKCRKNGNIGASTGSCSQNGTIIMEKIAEKRRMARVKERVATLKYTALHHLWKEDMRLLSIRKQRPKSHKKLEASYNNQKKRSSISFRFPFPAGNQQMLVPTSELIKYTSQLLSESKHKIHRSTLKMPALILDQKDKINSTFSSSNGLVEDPLATEKERAMINPWTSEERDIFLKKFSAFGKDFRKIATFLDHKTTADCVEFYYKNHKSDCFEKMKKKDDDKLRKFYKAKTDLMPNTSPLDILSAASVMAHDIARNRRMRSGRALWRGYNMSNRLKNFEVLRDERETVAADVLTSICGSVLSEATSSCITSSVNPVKGKRVRKCVKAKPLRKPPPTPEITQTIDHETCSDESCGEVDLTDWTDVEKAAFLHAVSSFGKDFAMIAQCVRTRSQYHCKVFFSKTQKRLRLNLLGHRPENVESLGDDDVDGGRSDTDACNVETGSANGSDTSGSKTGVDQPAADTNMYHDESNTVDHEDANMISNACVIGGESNLDTDGNVGVLYDSERSGSVRAQDEPREGGIAGTKLVSGMEIIESCYPISVGDGRLVSDVSSGQQGNELEGSRIRLVDKDEADTGVEVQLNDTSTLVNTSLSSAEVSYSRSTVDAGNEPQPRLENPPFSGPSEGPLTNANLGYQLCNPGNLLDHVEAARVHQCCNMQVHSEKELNVNMSCSSSATEEAPKNDVKIFGKILTIPSSTQKLNLSVKGNDENGTHHPNSNTASSSLKSACHASAGEKIPVLEVDLNDCQVIETVPIVSYINGIKVQPGFSPLPDSAFLLAKYPAAFGSYSTSAILAQESPQALAKNDSQHLGKAPAFTSGEVNGSNGVIGYQIFREREDLHMHPFMENDLQKSNDFEAISSLQQQVAEMVETGAVGKPGILVGESKSVISDPVAAIKMQPSFANQFVGQSGRVMKEAESLTGKEDLDS